A window of Bos mutus isolate GX-2022 chromosome 3, NWIPB_WYAK_1.1, whole genome shotgun sequence genomic DNA:
acgtgaaaagcaaaggaaaaaaggaaagctaaagcatctgaatgcacagttccaaagaatagcaaggagagataagaaagccttcctcagtgatcagtgcaaagaaatagacaaaaacaacagaatgggaaaggctagagatctcttcaagaaaattagagataccaagggaacatttcatgcaaagatgggctcaataaaggacagaaatagaatggaccaaacagaagcagcaatattaagaagaggtggcaagaatacacagaagaactgtacaaaaaagagcttcatgacccagataatcatgatggtgtgttcactcacctaaagccaaacatcctggaatgtgaagtcaagtgggccttagaaagcatcactagaaacaaagctagtggaggtgatggaattccagttgagctatttcaaatcctggaagatgatgctgtgaaagtgttgcactcaatatgccagcatatttggaaaactcagcagtggccacaggactggaaaaggtcagttttcattccaatcccaaagaaaagcaatgccaaataatgctcaaaatactgcacaattgcactcatctcacacactagtaaagtaatgctcaaaattctccaagccaggcttcagcaatacatgaacagtgcattccagatgttcaagctggttttagaaaaggcagagggacaagagatcaaattgccaacatccactggatcatggaaaaaggaagagagttccagaaaaacatctatttctgctttattgactatgccaaagcctttgactgtgtggatcacaataaactgtggaaaattctgaaagagatgggcttACCagacccctgacctgcctcttgagaaacctgtatgcaggtcagcaagcaacagttagaactggacatggaacaacagactggttccaaataggaaaaggtatacatcaaggctgtgtattgtcaccctgtttatttaacttatatgcagagtacatcatgagaaatgctgggctggaagaagcacaagctgagaatcaaggttgcagggagaaatatcaataacctcagatatgcagatgacaccacccttatggcagaaagtgaagaggaacaaaaagcctcttAAAGAAAGTCAGAGAGtgggaaagttggcttaaagctcagcattcagaaaacgaagatcatggcatctggtcccatcactttatgggaaattgatgggaaaacagtggaaacaatgtcagactttatctttttgggctacaaaatcactacagatggtgactgcagccttgaaattaaaagacacttactccttggaagaaaacttatgaccaacctagatagcatattgaagaacagagacattactttgccaacaaaggtctgtttagtcaaggctatggtttttccaatggtcatgtaaggatgcaagagttggactgtgaagaaagctgagggctgaagaattgatgcttttaaactgtggtgttggagaagactcttgagagtcccttggactgcaaggacatccaaccagtccattctaagggagaccagtcctgggtgttcattggaaggaatgatgctgaggctgaaactccagtactttggccacctcaggcgaagagttgactctttggaaaagactctgatgctgggagggattgggggcaggaggagaaggggatgacagaggatgagatggctggatggcatcactgactcgatggacgtgagtctgagtgaactccgggagttggtgatggacagggaggcctggcgtgctgggattcatggggtcacaaagagtcggacatgactgagtgactaaactgaactgaactgagatatctcttcaagaaaattagagctactaaGGGTATATTTCAAGCAAAGATaggcagaataaaggacagaaatcgcatggacttaacagaagctgaagatattaagaaaaggtgataagaatacacagaagaactatgcaaaaaaagatcttcatgacacagataactagtgatcactcacctagagcaagacatcatgaagtctgaaatcaagtgggccttaggaagcatcactacaaacaaagctagtggaggtgatggaattcgagtagagcaatttcaaatcctaagatatgatgctgtgaaagtgctgcactcaatataccagcaaatttgggtaactcagcagtggccacaggactgaaaaggtcagttttcattccaatcccaaagaaaggcaatgtcatagaatgctcaaactaccacacaattgcactcatctcacatgctagcaaagtaatgctcaaaactctccaagccaggcttcaatactacatgaactgtgaacttccagatattcaagctggttttagaaaaggcagaggaactggagatcaaattgccaacatccattggatcatcaaaaaagcaatagagttccagaaaaacatctacttctgctttattgactatgctaaagcctttgactgtatgaatcaccacaaactttgggaaattcttcaagagatggaaataccaggccacctgacctgcacTTGAGAAAtatgtttgcaggtcaggaagcagcagttagaactggacatggcacaccAGACTGCTtgcaaatctggaaaggagtacatcaaggctgtgtattgtaaccctgcttctttaacttgtatgcagagtacatcatgcaaaatgctgcgctgggtgaaacacaagctggaatgaaattgctgggagacatatcaataacctcagatatgcagatgacaccaccattatgagagaaagtgaagaggaattaaagagcctcttgatgaaagtgaaagaagacagtgaaatagttggcttaaaactcaacattctgaaaactaagatcatggcatgcagtccaatcacttctggcaaatagatggggaaacaatgcaaacagtgacagactttatttttggaggagctccaaaatcactgcagatggtgattgaagccatgaaattaaaagaggcttgctctttggaagaaatgctgtgatcaacctagacagcacattaaaaagcagaaatattactttgccaacaaaacttTTGTCTAGAGTAAGCTTTGGCTTTTCCatgagtcatgtatggatgtgagaattggactctgaagaaagctgagtgccaaagaattgatgtttttgaactgtggtgttagagaagactctggagaatcccttggactgcaaggagatcaaaccagtcaatctgaaaggaaatcagtcctgaatattcattggaaggactgatgctgaagctgaaactccaatactttggccacctgatgtgaagaactgacacattggaaaagaccctgatgctggaaaacattgagggaaggaggagaaggttaagatggttagatggcatcacccactcgatgtacatgagtttgagcaagctccaggagtttgtggtggacagggaagcctggcgtgctgcagtccacggtgttgcaaagactcggacatgactgagggactgaactgaactaaactgatgttaTCTACCATCATCTATATATACCGTATATGACAtaaatatatcctttttttttttaatctttcactcCTTTTCTAACTTTTGGTTTTAATTATGcattttatatgattccattttctattctttcttagcatctccttgcagtctttcTTAGCATAACAattatactctttaaaaaatttttttaaactgtttgccCTAGAGATTGCAATATACATTTCTAACCAATCCATGTTAAATAACAGTGTCAAATAACACTATACCACATCACCAATAGCACAAGCaccttaaaataacaaaatattcctAATTCTTCTCTCTGGTCTTTTGTATCATTGCTATAATTCATTTCACTCATACATACTCTTCAATCTTCAAATACGTTGGTGCTATTATTGTTTTAGTAAATTGTTGTATGTTAGATCAACTTAGaataagagaaatatatttttattttcttgccatTTATTCCTCCTTCAGTGCTCTTCCAGTCTTTATGTAGATCCAAATTTCTGATATAtcattttcctcctctgaagaactttaaacatttcttacaaATCAGGGTTCCTGGTGAGAGATTCCctcaatttttgtttgtctgaggaAGTACTTATTTCTCCTTCACTCAGAAGAATAATTTCAGTAGACACAGAATTCTAATTTGGTGTTGCtatttctttcatgattttgATTATTTCACTCCATTCTCTTCTTGCTTGTATGCTTTCAAAGGAGACGTCTGATATAATTCTTACCCTAGTGCTTCtatgagtaaaataaaatctctttggcttatttcaagattttctctttgcctttgattTTCTGTAGTTGAATATGATGTGCTTTTCAATTTGAAAGTTTCTATTGACACACCTCCAAATTCACTGAGTCCGTCCCAATCATGTTCAGTCTACTGATGAACCCACCAAAGACATTCTTCATTCTGTCAGCATGTTTTTAGTTTCTTGTATCTCCTTACAATTGTGggaatttccatttctctccctACATTACTCACTTGTTCATTCACGTTTTCCTCTTCTCCATTAGATTTCTTAGCATATTAATCACAGTAATTTTAAATTTAGCTGTCTGATAATTTGCAAATTTCTGCCTTGTCTGAGTCTGGTTCTGATACTTGATTTGATGCTTCAGACTGCTTTTATGCCTTTTAGCATGTCtagtaattttttgttgaaagctGGCATAGTTTAATATTTTGAAGGACCTGAGGTAAATATGTCTATAGTGTGAGGTTTTATGTTAACGGTCAACAGGTTAGATTGTGTTTACCACTTGTTTTAGCTGCTGTGTcaggaaataaaatttccttaCTGTTAATGTTTTTGTCTCTTTGCTATCTTTTGGTTTCCCTAGAAGAGTGGTCCCCAAACGTTTTGGAACCAGGGACTGGTCTTATGGAAGACAATGGGAGTGGAGGTAGAGGATAGTTCAAGTGGTGATACTAGTGATGGGGAGTGGCACATGAAACTTCCCTTTCTTGCCCTgcagctcacctcctgctgtgcagccaagttcctaacaggccatggaccagtaccAGTCTGCAGCAGGGGGTGAGGGGAGTTGGAGACCCCTGCCTGCCCTAGAGaacttttatcagttcagttcagttcagtagctcagtcgtgtccgactctttgcgaccccatgaatcgcagcacgccaggcctctctgtccatcaccaagtcctggagttcactcagactcacgtccatcgagtcggtgatgccatccagccatctcatcctctgtcatccccttctcctcctgcccccaatccctcccagcatcagagtcttttccaatgagtcaactctttgcatgaggtggccaaagtactggagtttcagctttagcatcattccttccaaagaaatcccagggctgatctccttcagaatggactgattggatattATTTTATACTACCATCTAAATCAGTATGTCTCCCCAAATATCATATGTTGAAAAACTTATGCCCAATGTGCTGGTTTTGGTGGTGGGGCCTTTAGGAAGTGATTAGTTCATGAGCCCAGAATAATCATGAATGACTGTAATGTTTACATAAATTCATACCACGTACCATGCCCATACCATACCCTTGctatggtagttatatttttagtcttttgaggaactttcatactgtttttcatagtggctccatcaatttacattcccaccaatagggTACATACAAATGCTACAGTTTAAAAGTCTTTTGCATTCACTTTAAAGGCATTGTTACTCTGTAGATTATTCTGGTTGACATTTTTCATTCAACACTTTAAAAGAGATGTTATTCCACTTTCTCCTAACTTATGTAATTTCCAGCAATGTTTCTTTCCAAGCCTAGTTTTTGCTCTTTTGTATgcaatgtttcttttttcactgCTTGTCTCTAAGATTTTCTGTTCATAATAGGCTTTTATTACTAGTCTGTGGGGTGCAAGGCCATATTTatcttatatttgttttgtttggggttcTATGAAACTTTGATTGGCCATTTGtctcttttattaattttgggaaattttctcttcaagtatttttcatgcctctttctttacttcttctatttttatttttccNNNNNNNNNNNNNNNNNNNNNNNNNNNNNNNNNNNNNNNNNNNNNNNNNNNNNNNNNNNNNNNNNNNNNNNNNNNNNNNNNNNNNNNNNNNNNNNNNNNNATTATGTATCTTTCAGGGTTGGGGACTCTGGTGGAGGCCTACGTAGATGCCATCAACAGTGGAGGAGTTCCCTGTTTGGAGAACGCAGTAATAACTCTGGCTGAGCATGAGAACTCAGCAGCCGTGCAGAAGGCAGCTGATCACTACAGTGAGCAGATGACCCAGCGACTGAACCTTCCCACAGACACGCTCCAGGAGCTGCTGGAGGTGCATGCAGCCTGTGAGAAGGAAGCCATTGCCATCTTCATGGAGTGCTCCTTCAAGGATGACAAGTGGATGTTCCAGAAGAAGCTCGTGGTAATGTGTCCTAGAATATATGCTTCCTGATTCCTTTCTTCTGGAATGATATTGAGACTCCCCCTTTTTGACAAAATGGTTCCTGTGCTTCTTATCATAAAAGGAGTTTAGATTCTAATGAGTGATAGGGCTCACAGGCTACAGGTCATCACTTTTCTAAAAATTGGGCTTCTTCTTTTCTGttgtcggagaaggaaatggcaccccactccagtactcttgcctggaaaatcccacagacaggggagcctggaaggctgcagtccatggggtcgctgaaagttgggcatgactgagcgacttcactttcacttttcactttcgtgcattggagaaggaaatggcaacccactccagtgttcttgcctggagaatcccagggatggggacagagtcggacacgactgaagtgacttagcatagcatagcatagcattttcTGTTGTGGCAAAACAAATTACTCTGCTCTTAGCAGCTTGAAACAACACACATCTATTAGGTTATCATTCCTCAGGTCAGATCCCACCCAGGGTCTGTGGGTATTCTGCTTGGTATACCATAGCTAAAAACAAGGTTCACATTGACTTGGTATCCACATGGACGTTTTGGAGAACTCCCCTCCGTCTTCAACGCAGCAATGGTGCactgttttcttcttctatttctaATCTCTCAGACTACCACTTCTGCTACCAACTAGAGAAGAATAACATGTAAAGTGCAAGTGTGACCAGGAAATATCCACCTGAGTAATCTCCATTTTGTAAAGTCAACATGTTCCATGCAATATAGTCTGTACACAGAATAATTGTTCATCATATTCACAAGTCCAGGGACTAGTAGAGTGTGGACCCTGGGAAAGAGAATTCTTAGAGATCACAATTCTGCTTACCATTAGCACCTTCACTGAAAGTCTGACTTTCAGTCTTGCTTTTATCATCATGTTACAAAAATCTCTTACTTCATATTGAGAAAACAAGCCTGATTGGAATTTATAAATACAAGCAAAaatttcttttcctatattttcaCACACTCAAATTCTCAATGAAATGAGAATATAAGAAAAGTTGAAAATTCTAATTGGTGTGGTGTTGTTTCACTAAGTCACGTCtcactctgagatcccatggattatagcccccCAGGCAcctttgtccacagaattttccaggcaagaatactggagtgagctgccatttcctacttcaggggttcttcccaacccgaggactgaaccagcatctgttgcgtgtcctgcactggcatgcggattctttaccactgtgtcacctgggaagccctgctcagTGTATAGTTAATTCATTAGTAGGAACTTGATTtcctatgtatgtatgttttatcCTTACCACCCAAGTTGGCAGAAGAAGCCCTACTTTCAGTCATGATTGTCTTTTCGTTGTTCATTGGTGATGGATAGATCACTATTAATGCTAATGCTGTTAAAGTAGTACTTTGCTTCTGCCAACCTGTTCATTGCACAGATATTGACACTGAGCCCAGGGAATTTAGGGGACTTCATACAAGtcacacaaagagttggtcagaaCTGGGACTACAACTGAGGCCTGACTCCATGTCTATTATTCTGAGTCTCATGTGCCCTGATGCTGTCAGACTGCTTCTTCCAAGGGAGCACAGCTGGCACACCATCCTGTCTAACAACTTCTTTCTATTGAATTTTCCCTTATTTCCTTGGCAGGACATCATGGAGAAAACAAAGGACAGTTTCATGATCCAGAATGAAGAGGCTTCTGTCAAATATTATGAGGCTGAGCTTAAGCAGCTTTCAGAATCCTTGATGAAAAGTATTTCAGGAGGCACATTCTTTGTCCCTGGAGGACACAGTCTCTATTTAGAAGCAAAGAACAAGTTTGAACAAGACTATAAACTGGTTCCCAGGAAAGGAGTTAAGGTGAGGAGTAATGGGATTGGGAAAGAGCAGCAGATTAGAGTCAGAGGGTCTTTGTTGGTTCATTTGGTTGCCAGATCCTGATTTGCACAGAGGCAGCTGGTCATGAGGAGGCTGACTTGGAACCCCAGGAGGGTTCTGAGTCTAGTGCTTTTTCTGATGAGTTGAGTAAGAGTCCAGGAGATCCCAGGTCTGTTGCTGCCCACTGGTGGGTGAGCCAGGTCCTAGGCCTAGTAACACCCTACTGGAGGAGAGAGCCACATCCTGGGGATGGGTGCAGGGTCCAGGGTTCCAGAGCATGTGTTGACAATGGTAGAGCTGTTAGGCTCCTGGATCTGGGGGATTTTGAAGATTCTGTTGGCCTGATATTGGTCCAGGTGGTCTTGAACCCAGCTGATCCCAGGAATGACATGGCCTGCTAGTGAGTGGACTGGCCCTGCAGACTGAGAAACTGAGGTCTTTTGCACCTGGTATCTTTCCCTGATGTGTCCCAGGGTCTCTGGCTGGAGGGTGCTGGGGTTTCAGGTCTCGTGCTTATGTCCTAGTGAATGGGACTGGATCCCTGGCCCTCTGATAGACATAGCCATGTCCAGAggcagctgtgggctcaggagaTCTGCTGGTGGATGGAGCTGCATGCATGTCTAGTCCGTTGCTTGGCCTGAGGCCTCCCAGTACTGGCATCTGCAGACCATTGCATTAGGGCAGGGCTGGGTCTTGGGGCTAATAAGATTGGGGGAAGATTCCAAAATGGTGCTCGCCAAAACCACTGTCCAAGTGGTAGAATAAGAAGCTCCAGTTGCCTCCAGCCAATCTGGGAGACTCTCCAGGGTCAGCAGGTaggtctgacccaggctcctATCAAGTTAGTGTTTATTCTCTGGGTCCTGGGACACGTGAGATTTAGTGTGCACTGTGTAAGGGCTAGACTCTTATTTACCCAACCACTGCTCATGGGTGTTTGTAGACATGCACATAATTCTCAGGTCTGTAACCATTTTCCAAGCAAATAGTCTTTGCTCCTTGTTGTTTCCTCAGGCAAACCAGGTCCTCCAGAGCTTCCTGCAGTCACAGGCAGGAGTAGAGGAAGCCATCCTGCAGGCAGACCAGGCCCTCACTGATGGGGACAAGGCCATGGCAGGTACAGGGAGGACTGAGCTCTCAGAGGGGAAGGTGGCTCCTGTGCTGCCCTTTGGCAGGTGTGGGAACAAACACTTCCTGACACCAGAGCTTCCTCTTCTTCCATGGAACCTCTCTGCTACATGTGGAAATAAACGGGGGAGTTTGGGTTTTATGTACATCCAATCAGTGCTTCTACATCATATGCTAAAGCATGTTGTCTGATGTGGTAGCAGGAACAGTCAGACTCCTTCCCACAATATTAAAGGCACTTTATCTCTGAGCAAAGGAGGTGACAGCTCAGCATAAGTCTGTTCTCCCTCTTTAAAACTCTTGTGAAACAGCTGAGTGTACCAAAAGGATGCAGCTAAGAGGGAACAGGAGCTGCtaagagagaaacagaatgaagaggaacaaaaaatggAGGCACAAGAGAGAAGCTTCAAAGAAAAGCTGGCCCAACTGCAAGAGAAGATGGATAGGGAAAGAGAAAACCTTCTGAGAGAGCACAAAAAATGATGCTGGAGCACAAGCTGAAGGTAAGTCTAGATGGGCCTGGGCGGGGCCTGATGGGGAAACCCTAACTCCTCAGGAATAAAGGGACAGGAATTTGACCTTAAGTCAGATCCCAGAGGGAAATACAAAAACATAGGATTCACTGTAACATCAAAGAGATGTGAATCTTGCTGAAGGTTTACCTCTGAAAGACTCAGCACCTTCTGTAGTGTTAGGGTTTGAATGGGACAAATAACATGGCCCAGGCTCCTGGACTGCTGTTCATGGTGATTACAGCATCACATTTGTTCCCAAGTGAATAGGACCTCAGTCTTAGAGTCCTTAGAATTTGGGGACAACCATCAGAGACCTGGAATAGTTCCATCTGCTCTTGAAGGTATCAGATTGTGCCTGGTATGAAATACAGGATACTAAAGCTGTAAAATTTACTACATTTGTTTCCATGTCTGCCTGATTCATTTTATACACCTAGAGTAAATGCATTCTTTGTTTGTCTGGAGTTTGATGGCCAGAGTTCTAAAGCAAGTCAGCAGTGCCATTTTGGTGACATGTGTGTGGTCATTCTACCTCAGTGAAACTGACAAATATTTAGAACTCACTCACATATTCTCCCAAAGTGTATTCTTAGGGCTGGAACCCCTCCTGGGGTAGTTTTCAGGCATGACCTAGACCCAAGTCTTCTGTGCCCAGAAAGATGGTCTTGAAGGAACATGGGAAGCTCTAAACCCTGGATATTCTCTCTTCCCTAGTGCAAATGTTTGCAAATATTAGACTAATATAAAAAAGCATCTAAGGTATTAGAGAAATAGATGCACATGCATATCACCTGTAACTGTTTGATACAAAATGCTAATTTGGGGCATTTTCAAAAAGGGAATCTCCTTTTTACAGATGCAAAAAGAAATACTTACAGAAGGATTTAAAAAGGAAGCTGAGGAGCTAACTAAAGAGATAGATTAGCTAAAAGAAGATattgaaacaactgaaaaaagtCCTTCAACATTTCAAATGTCCTTGATATGGCTGAGCATGGCATTAATTGCAGTACTCCTGGGGCTTATAAAGCACTTGGTCTGGGACTAAAACTTCTCAGTGATCGTATGAAAGGGGCTGAGAAACCCTACTAAGTATATTTTGAAAGGCTTCTTATGTTTTAGTAGTGTAACACtacagttcatttttaaaatatgtatatcatTATAGTTTTGTTCAGGaggagcttaaaaataaaaactaccaaAAAATTACTAATGTTATTACAAAAGTGATTACCAGGGCctgatatgcaaaaaaaaaaaaattttttgattaaattagttaattttaaaaatggaaaacaacttGT
This region includes:
- the LOC102277655 gene encoding guanylate-binding protein 7-like, which codes for MYLSGLGTLVEAYVDAINSGGVPCLENAVITLAEHENSAAVQKAADHYSEQMTQRLNLPTDTLQELLEVHAACEKEAIAIFMECSFKDDKWMFQKKLVDIMEKTKDSFMIQNEEASVKYYEAELKQLSESLMKSISGGTFFVPGGHSLYLEAKNKFEQDYKLVPRKGVKANQVLQSFLQSQAGVEEAILQADQALTDGDKAMAGTGRTELSEGKVAPVLPFGRCKKKYLQKDLKRKLRS